In Phacochoerus africanus isolate WHEZ1 chromosome 1, ROS_Pafr_v1, whole genome shotgun sequence, the following are encoded in one genomic region:
- the CDHR4 gene encoding cadherin-related family member 4 isoform X6: MVLLRSLVLLLALVVSDHHCLPWFINVSESQGPGTILHSFSFNCSLHTPTLELLHVKPPTTFFNPPSLTRWQGIYVGKMTLSSMARLDALTVNHYELQLKFTCGKHVMEGPLFVDIQRDPGHIQCAGRFASPAGEIIQVPETVTPGALLYTLLLPGLEFQGAQMSITSAQDPPYFPGPFSIDGQGWLRSPSQGLRGQALKVFQLQILVTFGQGQSCHGMLTVKVLPVASSQVSFLEQAQNITIPENLIPGSKVVQLQARGFDVRYEILSPVPCGLFSIGRVDGVVRTTAPLGLAKAPGAGVTRLQVKAFEWFQTWASAELDLWVYVQSVNRWPPRCLPALLVTQIPETTPVGTVLNTFTCTDPDSPGSTLDYQLLFHSPPGAASLYLRDRVLKVNATLDCDTPGTCFQHAASILVLDNGQPLMTTEVPVLVTVTPVNEFSPACVPRTFRVREDAGPYTLLGSVVGTDMDYPHNSIEYYISGWSATFAVDRLSGEVRLLGPLDYELQKLYRLTVLLTDHSQDQDPTCHHSGSCTITIEVEDVNDHTPECEPPFQELTIHPHPGRSMEVTKVSCRVPQEPQRLAFSYSIVGGNSQSRFSLQGAILVHNDLMLAAPWPEPPCTYELLIRVADAGPSIPHLSTTATVIVHLVPWRGSTVATITHGTTVPSTMTPLLVTDTEAFWQPEPWFVVVLTVTGTLLLLALGWLISRLLQGGR, translated from the exons ATGGTGCTCCTCAGGTCCCTGGTGCTTCTTCTTGCTCTGGTTGTCTCTG ATCATCACTGCCTGCCCTGGTTCATAAATGTCTCTGAGAGCCAGGGACCTGGCACCATCCTTCACTCTTTCTCCTTCAACTGCTCTTTACACACACCCACCCTGGAGTTGCTCCATGTGAAGCCACCCACCACCTTCTTCAACCCACCCAGCCTCACCAGGTGGCAGGGGATCTATGTGGGCAAG ATGACCTTGAGCAGCATGGCCCGGCTGGATGCCCTGACAGTGAACCACtatgagctgcagctgaagtTCACATGTGGCAAACATGTGATGGAAGGACCACTCTTTGTGGATATTCAGCGGGACCCTGGCCACATCCAGTGTGCTGGTCGATTTGCCAGCCCAG CTGGGGAAATCATTCAGGTGCCAGAAACAGTTACACCTGGGGCCCTGCTGTACACTCTGCTGCTCCCAGGCCTGGAATTCCAGGGAGCCCAG ATGAGCATCACCAGTGCCCAGGACCCTCCATACTTTCCTGGACCTTTCTCCATTGATGGGCAGGGTTGGCTGCGGTCACCATCCCAGGGCCTCAGAGGCCAGGCTTTAAAG GTCTTCCAGCTTCAGATTCTGGTGACCTTTGGACAAGGCCAAAGCTGCCATGGGATGCTGACTGTGAAAGTTTTGCCTGTTGCCTCCAGCCAGGTCTCTTTCCT GGAGCAAGCCCAGAATATCACCATTCCTGAGAACCTGATCCCTGGGAGTAAGGTGGTTCAGCTCCAGGCCCGGGGCTTTGATGTGCGATATGAAATCCTCTCTCCAGTGCCCTGCGGGCTCTTTTCCATCGGTCGCG TCGATGGCGTGGTCCGGACTACCGCGCCCCTGGGGCTGGCGAAAGCCCCAGGCGCCGGTGTCACTAGGCTGCAGGTGAAGGCCTTCGAATGGTTCCAGACGTGGGCCAGCGCCGAGCTTGATCTCTGGGTGTACGTGCAGTCGGTCAACCGCTGGCCCCCACGCTGCCTCCCAGCGCTGCTGGT GACTCAAATCCCTGAAACCACACCTGTGGGCACGGTGCTAAATACCTTCACTTGCACTGACCCAGACTCTCCTGGCTCCACCCTGGACTACCAGCTGCTGTTCCACAGCCCCCCTGGCGCAGCCAGTCTCTACCTTCGAGACAGAGTCCTCAAG GTGAATGCCACACTGGACTGTGACACTCCTGGTACCTGCTTTCAGCATGCAGCTTCCATCCTGGTGCTTGATAATGGTCAGCCTCTGATGACCA CTGAGGTGCCAGTACTGGTGACGGTAACACCTGTCAATGAGTTCTCCCCAGCCTGTGTCCCACGCACATTCCGggttcgtgaggatgcagggcCCTACACGCTGCTGGGCTCTGTCGTGGGCACGGACATGGATTACCCACACAACAGCATCGAGTACTACATCTCTGGCTGGTCCGCCACCTTTGCTGTGGACCGTCTCAGTG GGGAGGTTCGCCTCCTGGGGCCTTTGGACtatgagctgcagaagttgtACAGGCTCACTGTCCTGCTGACTGACCATAGCCAAGATCAGGACCCCACCTGCCACCACTCAGGCTCCTGCACCATTACCATTGAAGTTGAG GACGTGAATGACCACACCCCCGAGTGTGAGCCCCCATTTCAGGAACTCACCATCCACCCCCACCCGGGCCGTAGCATGGAGGTGACCAAGGTGTCATGTCGAGTCCCCCAAGAGCCACAGCGCTTGGCTTTCTCCTATAGCATCGTGGGAG GGAATAGTCAGAGCAGATTCAGCCTGCAAGGAGCCATCCTGGTGCACAATGACCTCATGTTGGCGGCCCCCTGGCCAGAGCCACCTTGTACTTATGAGCTCTTGATCCGCGTGGCTGATGCGggtccctccatcccccacctcagcaccacagccactgtcATTGTGCACCTAGTTCCCTGGAGGGGCAGCACGGTGGCCACCATCACCCACGGAACCACA GTGCCTTCAACGATGACACCCCTGCTTGTGACAGATACGGAGGCTTTCTGGCAGCCAGAGCCCTGGTTTGTGGTGGTGTTGACAGTGACCGGTACCCTTCTCCTCTTGGCTCTGGGCTGGCTCATCAGCAGGCTCCTCCAGGG GGGTAGATGA
- the CDHR4 gene encoding cadherin-related family member 4 isoform X3 produces the protein MVLLRSLVLLLALVVSDHHCLPWFINVSESQGPGTILHSFSFNCSLHTPTLELLHVKPPTTFFNPPSLTRWQGIYVGKMTLSSMARLDALTVNHYELQLKFTCGKHVMEGPLFVDIQRDPGHIQCAGRFASPAGEIIQVPETVTPGALLYTLLLPGLEFQGAQMSITSAQDPPYFPGPFSIDGQGWLRSPSQGLRGQALKVFQLQILVTFGQGQSCHGMLTVKVLPVASSQVSFLEQAQNITIPENLIPGSKVVQLQARGFDVRYEILSPVPCGLFSIGRVDGVVRTTAPLGLAKAPGAGVTRLQVKAFEWFQTWASAELDLWVYVQSVNRWPPRCLPALLVTQIPETTPVGTVLNTFTCTDPDSPGSTLDYQLLFHSPPGAASLYLRDRVLKVNATLDCDTPGTCFQHAASILVLDNGQPLMTTEVPVLVTVTPVNEFSPACVPRTFRVREDAGPYTLLGSVVGTDMDYPHNSIEYYISGWSATFAVDRLSGEVRLLGPLDYELQKLYRLTVLLTDHSQDQDPTCHHSGSCTITIEVEDVNDHTPECEPPFQELTIHPHPGRSMEVTKVSCRVPQEPQRLAFSYSIVGGNSQSRFSLQGAILVHNDLMLAAPWPEPPCTYELLIRVADAGPSIPHLSTTATVIVHLVPWRGSTVATITHGTTVPSTMTPLLVTDTEAFWQPEPWFVVVLTVTGTLLLLALGWLISRLLQGLAQVLQTPSKPTQALMLNSIQGPEGSTEGFTEAPRMETPQALGSVMSLQHFDGRAQDSRTGRDYLFNTHTGARRWL, from the exons ATGGTGCTCCTCAGGTCCCTGGTGCTTCTTCTTGCTCTGGTTGTCTCTG ATCATCACTGCCTGCCCTGGTTCATAAATGTCTCTGAGAGCCAGGGACCTGGCACCATCCTTCACTCTTTCTCCTTCAACTGCTCTTTACACACACCCACCCTGGAGTTGCTCCATGTGAAGCCACCCACCACCTTCTTCAACCCACCCAGCCTCACCAGGTGGCAGGGGATCTATGTGGGCAAG ATGACCTTGAGCAGCATGGCCCGGCTGGATGCCCTGACAGTGAACCACtatgagctgcagctgaagtTCACATGTGGCAAACATGTGATGGAAGGACCACTCTTTGTGGATATTCAGCGGGACCCTGGCCACATCCAGTGTGCTGGTCGATTTGCCAGCCCAG CTGGGGAAATCATTCAGGTGCCAGAAACAGTTACACCTGGGGCCCTGCTGTACACTCTGCTGCTCCCAGGCCTGGAATTCCAGGGAGCCCAG ATGAGCATCACCAGTGCCCAGGACCCTCCATACTTTCCTGGACCTTTCTCCATTGATGGGCAGGGTTGGCTGCGGTCACCATCCCAGGGCCTCAGAGGCCAGGCTTTAAAG GTCTTCCAGCTTCAGATTCTGGTGACCTTTGGACAAGGCCAAAGCTGCCATGGGATGCTGACTGTGAAAGTTTTGCCTGTTGCCTCCAGCCAGGTCTCTTTCCT GGAGCAAGCCCAGAATATCACCATTCCTGAGAACCTGATCCCTGGGAGTAAGGTGGTTCAGCTCCAGGCCCGGGGCTTTGATGTGCGATATGAAATCCTCTCTCCAGTGCCCTGCGGGCTCTTTTCCATCGGTCGCG TCGATGGCGTGGTCCGGACTACCGCGCCCCTGGGGCTGGCGAAAGCCCCAGGCGCCGGTGTCACTAGGCTGCAGGTGAAGGCCTTCGAATGGTTCCAGACGTGGGCCAGCGCCGAGCTTGATCTCTGGGTGTACGTGCAGTCGGTCAACCGCTGGCCCCCACGCTGCCTCCCAGCGCTGCTGGT GACTCAAATCCCTGAAACCACACCTGTGGGCACGGTGCTAAATACCTTCACTTGCACTGACCCAGACTCTCCTGGCTCCACCCTGGACTACCAGCTGCTGTTCCACAGCCCCCCTGGCGCAGCCAGTCTCTACCTTCGAGACAGAGTCCTCAAG GTGAATGCCACACTGGACTGTGACACTCCTGGTACCTGCTTTCAGCATGCAGCTTCCATCCTGGTGCTTGATAATGGTCAGCCTCTGATGACCA CTGAGGTGCCAGTACTGGTGACGGTAACACCTGTCAATGAGTTCTCCCCAGCCTGTGTCCCACGCACATTCCGggttcgtgaggatgcagggcCCTACACGCTGCTGGGCTCTGTCGTGGGCACGGACATGGATTACCCACACAACAGCATCGAGTACTACATCTCTGGCTGGTCCGCCACCTTTGCTGTGGACCGTCTCAGTG GGGAGGTTCGCCTCCTGGGGCCTTTGGACtatgagctgcagaagttgtACAGGCTCACTGTCCTGCTGACTGACCATAGCCAAGATCAGGACCCCACCTGCCACCACTCAGGCTCCTGCACCATTACCATTGAAGTTGAG GACGTGAATGACCACACCCCCGAGTGTGAGCCCCCATTTCAGGAACTCACCATCCACCCCCACCCGGGCCGTAGCATGGAGGTGACCAAGGTGTCATGTCGAGTCCCCCAAGAGCCACAGCGCTTGGCTTTCTCCTATAGCATCGTGGGAG GGAATAGTCAGAGCAGATTCAGCCTGCAAGGAGCCATCCTGGTGCACAATGACCTCATGTTGGCGGCCCCCTGGCCAGAGCCACCTTGTACTTATGAGCTCTTGATCCGCGTGGCTGATGCGggtccctccatcccccacctcagcaccacagccactgtcATTGTGCACCTAGTTCCCTGGAGGGGCAGCACGGTGGCCACCATCACCCACGGAACCACA GTGCCTTCAACGATGACACCCCTGCTTGTGACAGATACGGAGGCTTTCTGGCAGCCAGAGCCCTGGTTTGTGGTGGTGTTGACAGTGACCGGTACCCTTCTCCTCTTGGCTCTGGGCTGGCTCATCAGCAGGCTCCTCCAGGG GTTGGCCCAGGTGCTACAGACACCAAGCAAACCAACCCAGGCTTTGATGCTAAACAG TATCCAGGGACCCGAGGGGTCCACTGAGGGGTTCACGGAGGCACCAAGGATGGAAACACCCCAGGCACTCGGCAGTGTCATGAGCCTG CAGCATTTTGATGGCAGAGCACAGGACTCCC GTACAGGCAGAGATTATCTGTTCAACACGCACACGGGAGCCCGGCGCTGGCTCTGA